The following proteins are co-located in the Gloeocapsa sp. PCC 7428 genome:
- a CDS encoding glycosyltransferase family 39 protein yields MTNSKSSSYFTLIAVILLGGLLRFWHLDLKPIWLDEIITALFSLGRNYTDVPLDVVFPVERLSQIFSFKAALSCPQIAANLATYSVHPPLFFCLNHRWVQAPFVGLMHQSWVWSLRSLPAVFGVAAIAAIYWLNAIAFSRTAGIFAAALMAVSPYAVYLSQEARHYTLPILLIALSLVGLLQIHKDLRQQKLRYFVLLGWAAVNCLGFYTHYFFILAFVAEVVTLLAFMYSQRRTLPRYSVLAITLSILLVVASFIPWLLVMTSHFNRSETTWLPQRNYFAPIYQMLATWVLMLIALPVENQPWWIAVPFGLVMLVFSIWLARLIFRGLKQLLHSPTTHLSTRMLLSFTVIVLLEFLVIVYFLGKDITIAPRYNFVYYPSFCALVGASLGVQNFWFKLRANYVVIIFGLISSLFVVTNLAFQKPFNPEGVAQNMNLEPATPLMMVVGYATYQDVALGLSFALALEKIRSDRIPTNLAFFARSPGYESVWQKLSTAPLPDTTTLNVWVVASGLRRRDYPSQLTVSHKPCQIDTTQHYRIGIPYQLYRCRS; encoded by the coding sequence ATGACAAACTCTAAATCTTCCTCCTACTTCACATTGATAGCTGTCATCTTATTGGGTGGGCTGCTGCGGTTTTGGCATTTGGACTTGAAACCGATCTGGCTAGATGAAATCATTACAGCGTTATTTAGTCTAGGGCGAAACTATACGGATGTCCCGTTAGACGTTGTGTTTCCTGTAGAGCGTTTGTCGCAAATTTTCAGTTTTAAGGCGGCGCTGTCTTGTCCTCAGATTGCGGCAAATCTTGCTACCTACTCGGTGCATCCACCACTATTTTTTTGTTTAAACCACCGTTGGGTACAAGCGCCATTTGTCGGGCTGATGCATCAAAGTTGGGTTTGGAGTTTGCGATCGCTTCCGGCTGTGTTTGGCGTTGCAGCAATCGCAGCAATTTACTGGCTCAATGCGATCGCTTTTTCGCGCACTGCGGGAATCTTTGCCGCAGCTTTAATGGCTGTCTCGCCTTATGCTGTTTACTTATCGCAAGAAGCGCGTCACTACACATTACCGATACTGTTGATTGCGTTATCACTCGTCGGACTTCTCCAAATTCATAAAGATTTACGACAACAAAAGCTACGTTATTTTGTTTTGCTTGGATGGGCTGCGGTAAACTGTCTTGGTTTTTACACTCACTACTTTTTTATTCTGGCGTTCGTTGCAGAAGTCGTTACTTTACTCGCATTCATGTATTCGCAACGCCGCACGCTACCACGTTACAGCGTGTTAGCAATTACTTTGTCGATCTTACTTGTCGTCGCTAGCTTTATTCCGTGGTTGCTCGTGATGACGAGTCATTTTAACCGTTCGGAAACAACATGGTTGCCACAGCGAAATTATTTTGCTCCTATTTATCAAATGCTTGCAACTTGGGTGCTGATGCTGATTGCGTTACCCGTGGAAAATCAACCTTGGTGGATTGCAGTTCCTTTTGGTTTGGTGATGCTAGTATTTAGCATTTGGCTCGCGCGGCTGATCTTCAGAGGATTAAAGCAACTGTTGCATTCTCCTACAACGCATTTATCAACACGAATGCTGTTGAGTTTTACAGTTATTGTCTTACTAGAATTTTTAGTAATTGTTTATTTTTTGGGCAAAGATATTACAATTGCCCCGCGTTACAACTTTGTTTATTACCCTAGCTTTTGTGCTTTAGTGGGAGCAAGCCTTGGCGTTCAAAATTTTTGGTTCAAATTACGAGCGAACTACGTTGTTATCATTTTTGGGCTAATTAGTTCTCTTTTTGTAGTGACTAATTTAGCTTTTCAAAAGCCATTTAATCCTGAGGGTGTTGCTCAAAATATGAATTTGGAACCTGCTACGCCGTTAATGATGGTGGTAGGGTATGCAACGTATCAAGATGTGGCTTTAGGACTAAGTTTCGCTTTGGCGTTAGAGAAAATCAGAAGCGATCGCATTCCGACAAATTTGGCTTTTTTCGCGCGATCGCCAGGTTACGAATCTGTTTGGCAAAAGCTTTCTACAGCACCGCTACCCGACACCACCACACTCAACGTATGGGTAGTTGCTTCAGGATTAAGACGCCGCGACTATCCATCACAGCTTACAGTTTCTCATAAGCCATGTCAGATTGACACGACACAACACTACCGCATCGGTATTCCTTATCAACTTTATCGCTGTCGTTCATAA
- a CDS encoding Glu/Leu/Phe/Val dehydrogenase, with protein sequence MVEASVLPLEASSPAHICPFDQACSYLEQAAKELQLDPGLLAVLSHPRKVVTISVPVKLDSGEVQVLAGHRVQHSDVLGPYKGGIRYHPAVTLREVSALAMLMTWKCALLGIPYGGAKGGIALDPTRYSIGELERITRRYTSELIKDIGPEVDIPAPDMGTSAREMAWIMDTYSVNVGHAVPGVVTGKPISIGGSRGREQATGRGVTIVVREALAARGKSLVGATIAIQGFGNVGSAAALLLHEAGAKIIAVSTGSGGIFSEKGLDIPALKNYAAVNRKQISGFGQGEAITNAELLTLPCDVLIPAALENQITEENAHQIQASIVAEAANAPVTLVAHKELEARGVTVLPDILTNAGGVVVSYLEWVQGLSYLFWDEQRVNREMEALMVNAYQQVIKQSQKRQVPLRLAAYTLGVGRIAQALSDRGLYP encoded by the coding sequence ATGGTAGAAGCATCAGTACTACCCTTAGAGGCTTCTTCTCCTGCACACATTTGCCCCTTCGATCAAGCGTGTAGTTATTTAGAGCAGGCAGCCAAAGAATTACAACTCGACCCAGGCTTATTAGCTGTTCTTAGCCATCCCCGCAAAGTTGTGACGATTTCAGTTCCCGTAAAATTGGATAGCGGTGAAGTGCAAGTCCTGGCAGGACATCGAGTGCAGCACAGTGATGTTTTAGGACCCTACAAAGGCGGAATTCGCTATCACCCAGCAGTAACGCTGCGCGAAGTATCAGCCCTGGCAATGCTGATGACATGGAAATGCGCGCTGCTAGGAATTCCTTACGGCGGTGCTAAGGGAGGAATTGCGTTAGATCCAACTCGTTATAGTATTGGAGAGTTAGAGCGAATTACGCGTCGCTATACGAGCGAACTCATCAAGGATATTGGTCCAGAAGTAGACATTCCTGCACCTGATATGGGAACTTCTGCCCGCGAAATGGCATGGATCATGGATACCTACTCGGTGAATGTCGGTCATGCGGTTCCTGGAGTTGTCACGGGTAAACCTATTTCAATTGGTGGTTCGAGAGGACGCGAACAGGCGACAGGACGGGGAGTGACGATCGTCGTGCGGGAAGCTTTGGCAGCGCGCGGTAAATCGCTAGTAGGAGCAACAATTGCCATTCAGGGATTTGGTAATGTTGGTAGCGCCGCAGCATTGTTACTTCACGAAGCTGGAGCGAAGATCATTGCAGTCTCAACAGGTTCCGGTGGTATCTTTTCGGAAAAAGGTTTAGATATTCCGGCGTTGAAAAATTATGCCGCAGTAAACCGCAAGCAAATTTCTGGATTTGGACAAGGAGAAGCAATTACCAATGCGGAATTATTAACTTTACCCTGCGATGTATTGATTCCGGCGGCACTAGAAAACCAAATTACCGAAGAAAATGCGCACCAAATTCAAGCGTCAATTGTGGCAGAAGCAGCAAATGCACCTGTTACGCTGGTAGCCCACAAGGAATTAGAAGCGCGGGGCGTCACTGTTTTGCCAGATATCTTGACGAATGCTGGGGGAGTTGTTGTCAGTTACCTTGAGTGGGTGCAAGGACTTTCTTACTTATTCTGGGACGAACAGCGCGTCAATCGAGAAATGGAAGCATTGATGGTTAATGCTTATCAGCAAGTGATTAAACAGTCGCAGAAGCGACAAGTTCCATTACGGTTAGCTGCGTATACTTTAGGCGTGGGTCGTATTGCTCAAGCCCTGAGCGATCGCGGTCTATATCCTTAG
- a CDS encoding trans-aconitate 2-methyltransferase: MRCPRCLRHINETIQRCRCGFAFDDVASADLQAWFVEIKQILEDAYIAAPTPWQQSGKSGTFEEWTRLRVANIAAVNQPGKYLDISCANGYLLECLVAWSRLKGIKLTPYGLDYSAKLVALAQERLSTYADNIYVGNAWNWTPPQRFDYVRTELNYVPRNYQKRFVKRLIAKFVSQDGRLIISQYRSSRDDLRQGWIDRDLAAWGFEVTEIHSGYSGDGLELCRVAVLHLETPKLT; encoded by the coding sequence ATGCGTTGCCCTCGATGTTTACGACATATCAACGAAACAATTCAACGCTGTCGGTGTGGGTTTGCGTTTGATGATGTAGCATCGGCAGATTTACAAGCTTGGTTTGTCGAAATAAAACAAATCTTAGAAGATGCGTATATTGCTGCACCGACACCCTGGCAGCAATCAGGTAAGAGTGGCACATTTGAGGAGTGGACAAGACTTCGTGTGGCAAACATAGCAGCGGTAAATCAACCAGGCAAGTATCTTGATATTAGTTGCGCTAATGGATACTTGCTGGAGTGTCTAGTTGCATGGTCACGACTGAAGGGAATTAAGCTAACACCATACGGTCTAGATTACTCAGCAAAACTGGTTGCTTTAGCTCAGGAACGGCTGTCAACTTATGCAGATAATATTTATGTCGGTAATGCTTGGAATTGGACCCCACCTCAACGCTTTGACTACGTACGGACTGAACTAAATTATGTGCCGCGCAATTATCAAAAACGGTTTGTCAAGCGATTGATAGCAAAATTTGTTTCTCAGGATGGTCGGTTAATCATCTCGCAATACCGCAGTAGCCGTGATGATTTGAGGCAAGGCTGGATTGATCGTGATTTAGCCGCGTGGGGTTTTGAAGTTACAGAGATTCATTCGGGTTATAGCGGAGATGGTTTAGAATTATGTCGTGTAGCGGTTTTGCACTTAGAAACGCCCAAACTTACATAA
- a CDS encoding AraC family transcriptional regulator, which produces MANRLENILKIKSKSRHHVVQAPAKQEKIKFWREQVALSHLELLHARYITHSFSRHAHNTFAVGVIEQGAEAFSYQGEKHVAPTGSVVVINPGEVHTGSAANLDIGWTYRMLYPDVKLLQQATSDAQQTSNPYFPIAVIQDCQLARWILQLHHTLEKQTCTLEKDSCVLWTFAQLVTRHAGKRPIWSSVSQESHAVQRVREYLEAQYAENISLDAIARVANLSPFYLIRTFRKFTGLPPHEYLTQIRIARAKILLAQGCAISQVANNTGFADQSHLTRHFKRVTGVTPGQYQHIGQ; this is translated from the coding sequence TTGGCGAACCGTTTAGAAAATATCCTCAAGATTAAATCTAAGTCAAGGCATCACGTTGTGCAAGCACCTGCCAAGCAGGAGAAAATCAAATTTTGGCGCGAGCAAGTAGCACTAAGTCATCTAGAATTACTGCACGCCAGATATATCACGCATTCCTTTTCTAGACACGCGCATAATACGTTTGCTGTTGGTGTGATTGAGCAAGGTGCAGAGGCGTTTAGTTATCAGGGAGAGAAACACGTTGCTCCTACAGGTAGTGTAGTTGTTATCAATCCTGGGGAAGTTCATACGGGTAGTGCTGCGAATCTTGATATCGGTTGGACTTATCGTATGTTGTATCCAGATGTCAAACTTTTACAACAGGCTACCTCGGATGCGCAACAAACCTCAAATCCTTACTTTCCGATCGCCGTCATTCAAGATTGTCAACTAGCGCGATGGATTCTCCAATTACATCACACTTTAGAAAAACAGACTTGCACTTTAGAAAAAGACTCTTGCGTATTGTGGACATTCGCACAATTAGTGACACGCCACGCAGGAAAACGCCCAATATGGAGTAGTGTAAGTCAAGAATCTCATGCTGTACAGCGAGTGCGAGAATACTTAGAAGCACAGTACGCAGAAAATATTTCCTTAGATGCGATCGCCCGCGTTGCTAATTTGAGTCCGTTTTACTTGATTCGCACGTTTCGCAAGTTTACTGGTTTACCACCCCACGAATATTTAACACAGATCCGCATTGCGCGTGCCAAAATCCTACTAGCGCAAGGATGTGCGATTTCCCAAGTAGCCAACAACACAGGTTTTGCCGATCAAAGTCATTTAACACGACACTTCAAACGCGTCACAGGTGTTACTCCTGGTCAATACCAGCATATAGGGCAATAA
- a CDS encoding TIGR04282 family arsenosugar biosynthesis glycosyltransferase has protein sequence MNHTNSVLEHLIVFTRYPEPGKAKTRLIPLLGAVEAAQLQRQMTEHTLLQVSKLGDRLLTVEVRFADGNLKLMQQWLGTDIDYQPQGEGDLGERIKRSLNAAFARGSQRVVTIGTDCPGITAELLVTAFHQLHEHDLVLGPAIDGGYYLIGLNRLIAELFNDISWGSSEVLQQTQAIAQKLNLSVALLPPLADVDRPEDLVVWEQIQSRGEMI, from the coding sequence GTGAATCATACAAATTCAGTTTTAGAACATTTAATCGTATTTACGCGTTATCCCGAACCAGGAAAAGCAAAAACGAGATTAATACCATTATTAGGAGCCGTAGAAGCCGCGCAATTACAACGGCAAATGACTGAGCATACACTTTTACAAGTAAGCAAACTAGGCGATCGCTTGCTGACAGTAGAAGTGCGTTTTGCTGATGGTAACTTAAAACTCATGCAGCAATGGTTAGGTACTGATATTGACTATCAACCCCAAGGTGAAGGTGATTTGGGTGAGCGAATTAAACGCTCCTTAAATGCGGCTTTTGCACGCGGTAGTCAACGCGTTGTTACGATTGGCACTGATTGTCCAGGGATAACCGCAGAGTTACTGGTAACAGCTTTTCATCAATTACACGAACACGATCTAGTTCTTGGTCCAGCAATTGACGGTGGCTATTACTTAATTGGTCTTAATCGGTTAATCGCAGAACTATTTAATGATATTTCCTGGGGAAGTAGTGAAGTTTTACAACAAACGCAAGCGATCGCACAAAAGCTGAACTTATCAGTGGCGCTGCTTCCTCCTTTAGCCGATGTTGATCGCCCTGAAGATTTAGTTGTATGGGAGCAGATACAGAGCAGGGGAGAAATGATTTAA
- the pgl gene encoding 6-phosphogluconolactonase, whose protein sequence is MRKVEVLSNKPALIERSLHLTVAKMTSAIAERGVCTLALSGGSTPKPLYEAIAAQQLPWEKIHVFWGDERYVPPDHPDSNQLMARQAWLNRVNIPAENIHPIPTDEVDPAGAARKYEEHLQTFFQVRSEEFPVFDIILLGMGSDGHTASLFPHTEALKARGLIAVGNKQEEPRITFTVPLINHARCVMFVVAGADKKPALAQVFAPDADNFSYPSRFIQPHGELWWLLDQSAGGELQVSTAAES, encoded by the coding sequence ATGAGAAAAGTTGAAGTCTTATCAAATAAACCAGCATTAATTGAGCGATCGCTGCATTTAACAGTCGCTAAAATGACAAGTGCGATCGCAGAGCGTGGTGTGTGTACGCTCGCGTTATCTGGAGGAAGTACACCCAAGCCTTTGTATGAAGCGATCGCCGCGCAACAGCTACCTTGGGAAAAAATTCACGTATTTTGGGGTGACGAACGTTATGTACCACCAGATCACCCTGATAGCAATCAATTAATGGCACGGCAAGCTTGGTTAAATCGCGTCAACATTCCAGCAGAAAACATTCACCCAATTCCTACCGATGAAGTCGATCCCGCAGGTGCAGCGCGCAAGTACGAGGAACATCTGCAAACGTTCTTTCAAGTTAGGAGCGAAGAGTTTCCCGTATTTGACATCATTTTGCTAGGAATGGGAAGTGATGGGCATACTGCGTCATTGTTTCCGCATACCGAAGCATTAAAAGCACGCGGCTTGATTGCGGTAGGTAATAAGCAGGAAGAACCGCGAATTACATTTACTGTGCCGTTGATTAATCACGCGCGTTGTGTCATGTTTGTTGTTGCTGGTGCAGACAAAAAACCTGCTTTGGCACAAGTTTTTGCACCGGATGCTGACAACTTTAGCTATCCGAGTCGCTTCATTCAACCGCACGGGGAACTGTGGTGGCTACTCGATCAAAGCGCAGGGGGAGAGTTACAAGTTTCTACGGCTGCTGAGTCATAA
- a CDS encoding ATP-dependent helicase, with protein sequence MADWQGGALAVSAVPGAGKSTGMAAAAALAIARYQLHARRQIVIVTFTRSAAANIKAKVRKYLREELSLPPTGFVVHTLHGLALNIATRHPELSGLQLENATLITPNQGHRLIRTCVEQWIAIHPRRYSQLLEGLYFDGEETERLRRQSVLRTEVLPDLAATAIHEAKSSGYLPQQLRELSLQTSDDYGILEIAAGLYEQYENLMRSRDLIDYDDMILAALRVLENPSACRFEQNQVFAVFEDEAQDSTPLQTKLLEILATDPNTPDSPHLIRVGDPNQAINSTFTPADPIYFRQFCEDCDAQNRLATMDQAGRSSQIIIEAANFTLNWVNRAYQNKTNEQQSAALPFRLQQIRLVSASDPQPDANPAPIGRGLELYTPRDIHHTAELIGKRLVELFAENPHGSFAILVRENRQGRWLVQELTPICREHKIPLYEVSESDRHSHVPAEILAILQFLDRPHSSEYLKAALEVLVQRQLIPTQDLNALASVPEQFLYPGPLDPSPSEAALQARNLCCSMLRARMELPYYQLIAFVASELKYDQAELATADKLAERIARQITGNSLSEAIFVLNEIVSSERFEPVETEEVEARYTRPGQVTIITMHKAKGLDWDAVFIPFLHENLIPGSFWVPPQIKFLGDFTLAEVARAQIRAALHQEFPLPDVTEASEQAKQLKTAEEYRLLYVAMTRAKRLLWMSAALKAPFTWSKPENFESRSPCPVFPALKRQFPKSVVRSY encoded by the coding sequence ATGGCTGATTGGCAGGGTGGTGCTTTAGCAGTCAGTGCGGTTCCTGGTGCGGGAAAATCTACAGGAATGGCGGCGGCGGCGGCGCTTGCGATCGCGCGTTACCAACTGCACGCCCGACGTCAGATTGTGATTGTCACGTTTACGCGTTCAGCAGCGGCTAATATTAAAGCCAAAGTGCGTAAATATCTGCGGGAAGAATTATCATTACCTCCCACAGGGTTTGTCGTCCACACGCTGCACGGGCTTGCCTTAAATATTGCGACGCGTCATCCTGAACTGTCTGGATTGCAGTTAGAGAATGCGACGTTGATTACACCTAATCAAGGTCATCGGTTAATTCGGACGTGTGTGGAACAATGGATTGCAATTCATCCGCGACGCTATTCTCAGTTACTCGAAGGATTGTACTTTGACGGCGAAGAAACCGAGCGATTGCGGCGTCAATCGGTGCTGCGAACTGAGGTATTACCCGATTTAGCGGCTACCGCGATTCATGAAGCTAAAAGTTCGGGCTATCTACCGCAACAGCTACGCGAATTAAGTCTGCAAACAAGTGATGACTATGGAATTTTAGAAATTGCCGCAGGGTTGTACGAACAGTATGAGAATTTGATGCGATCGCGCGACTTGATCGACTACGATGATATGATTCTCGCGGCGCTACGCGTGTTAGAAAACCCCAGTGCTTGCAGATTCGAGCAAAATCAAGTCTTTGCCGTATTTGAAGACGAAGCGCAGGACTCTACACCTTTACAAACCAAATTATTAGAAATTCTAGCAACTGATCCAAATACTCCAGATTCTCCACACTTGATTCGTGTCGGCGATCCTAACCAAGCAATTAACTCAACATTTACACCTGCTGACCCAATCTATTTTCGCCAATTTTGTGAGGACTGCGACGCCCAAAACCGTCTAGCAACGATGGATCAAGCAGGGCGTAGTAGCCAAATTATTATTGAAGCTGCTAATTTTACTTTGAATTGGGTGAATCGAGCTTATCAAAACAAAACAAACGAGCAACAATCTGCTGCGCTGCCGTTTCGTTTACAGCAAATTCGACTTGTCAGCGCGAGCGATCCGCAACCGGATGCGAATCCAGCACCGATTGGACGCGGATTAGAACTGTATACACCACGCGATATTCATCACACCGCAGAACTAATCGGCAAACGCTTGGTAGAGCTATTTGCAGAAAATCCTCATGGAAGTTTCGCGATTTTAGTCCGCGAAAACCGCCAAGGACGGTGGTTAGTGCAAGAACTGACACCAATTTGTCGCGAACATAAAATACCACTGTATGAAGTATCAGAAAGCGATCGCCACTCGCACGTTCCCGCAGAAATTCTGGCAATTCTGCAATTTCTCGATCGCCCGCATTCTTCTGAATACCTCAAAGCCGCACTAGAAGTTCTCGTCCAGCGTCAGCTAATCCCCACACAAGATCTGAATGCACTAGCGAGTGTTCCTGAACAGTTTCTTTATCCTGGACCATTAGATCCATCACCATCTGAGGCGGCGCTACAAGCGCGTAATTTGTGCTGTAGTATGCTGCGCGCGCGCATGGAACTACCCTACTATCAGTTGATTGCTTTTGTTGCTTCTGAACTCAAATACGACCAAGCCGAACTCGCCACCGCTGATAAACTCGCTGAACGAATCGCACGACAAATTACTGGTAATAGCTTGAGTGAAGCAATATTTGTTTTGAATGAAATTGTCAGTTCGGAACGCTTTGAGCCAGTCGAAACTGAAGAAGTCGAAGCGCGTTACACTCGCCCTGGTCAAGTGACGATCATTACGATGCACAAAGCCAAGGGGTTAGATTGGGATGCTGTGTTCATTCCGTTCTTACATGAAAATTTAATTCCTGGTAGTTTCTGGGTACCACCGCAAATTAAATTTCTGGGTGACTTTACGCTAGCAGAAGTCGCACGCGCGCAAATTCGCGCCGCACTGCATCAAGAATTTCCGTTACCCGATGTTACCGAGGCGAGCGAGCAGGCAAAGCAACTCAAAACTGCTGAAGAATATCGTTTACTTTATGTTGCCATGACACGCGCTAAGCGTCTATTGTGGATGTCGGCAGCCTTGAAAGCTCCCTTTACTTGGAGTAAACCAGAGAATTTTGAAAGTCGATCGCCTTGTCCTGTCTTTCCAGCTTTGAAACGCCAATTTCCTAAATCAGTTGTTAGAAGCTATTAG
- a CDS encoding FHA domain-containing protein: MIVCPNCNHSNPDGAQTCEACYTPLPATATCPNCGATVQADASFCGQCGFNLKASRATEEIFAGNIGTDVSAEIPELATPEPLVEPQRLVISAQPSAETSSQSYLAETPTSQPESTPISTTVGASSGGSFNTQLQQQTIKLLHVQTNTNIELPQNLTVIHIGKPNDRIPPDIDVSGFPNAEIVSRIHADIRVEGDAYFVEDVGSSNGTYINRKPLQPGDRHRLRAGDRIALGKGDLVTFLFQIS, translated from the coding sequence ATGATTGTCTGTCCTAACTGTAATCACTCGAACCCCGACGGAGCGCAAACGTGCGAGGCTTGCTATACGCCTTTACCTGCAACCGCAACTTGCCCTAATTGTGGCGCAACCGTACAAGCGGATGCGAGTTTCTGCGGTCAATGCGGTTTTAACTTAAAAGCAAGTCGAGCAACAGAAGAAATTTTTGCAGGTAATATTGGCACGGATGTTAGTGCAGAAATACCAGAATTAGCAACTCCTGAACCACTTGTTGAACCACAGCGTTTGGTAATCAGCGCGCAACCGAGTGCGGAAACATCTAGTCAAAGCTATTTAGCCGAAACACCAACATCGCAACCTGAATCGACGCCAATAAGCACAACCGTAGGTGCGTCATCTGGCGGTAGTTTTAATACACAATTACAACAGCAAACAATCAAACTGTTACACGTCCAAACGAATACAAATATCGAGTTGCCACAAAATTTGACTGTTATTCACATTGGTAAGCCTAATGACAGGATTCCTCCTGATATTGACGTCTCTGGATTTCCCAACGCTGAAATTGTGTCGCGGATTCATGCGGATATTCGAGTTGAAGGCGATGCTTACTTTGTCGAAGATGTTGGTAGTTCTAACGGAACTTACATCAATCGTAAACCACTACAGCCAGGCGATCGCCATCGTTTGCGCGCAGGCGATCGCATCGCCCTTGGAAAGGGAGATTTGGTCACTTTCTTATTTCAAATATCCTAG
- a CDS encoding FHA domain-containing protein, whose translation MITLILLHPLHSTPIQNWTFADESVIRVGRATDNDVVLYSAVVSRKHIEIRCRNGNWEIVSLGANGTFIDDQRITKMSVIDGVTIRLAQSGPQIQIRLGIASTPIQETIKPVSQPKPKAAPFREQTTSRDTAIETIFGGSLETPAATPPKEPSKETVIGEPFRKYPQD comes from the coding sequence GTGATTACACTCATTCTGCTGCATCCGCTGCACTCGACACCGATTCAAAATTGGACATTCGCCGACGAATCTGTCATCCGCGTAGGACGTGCAACTGATAATGACGTTGTATTGTACAGCGCTGTCGTCTCACGCAAACACATCGAGATACGGTGTCGTAATGGCAATTGGGAAATTGTGAGTTTGGGTGCGAATGGTACTTTTATTGACGACCAACGTATTACAAAAATGTCGGTAATCGATGGTGTCACAATTCGTTTAGCACAATCCGGACCACAAATTCAAATTCGCTTAGGAATTGCTTCCACACCAATACAAGAAACAATAAAGCCCGTATCACAACCAAAACCGAAAGCTGCACCTTTTAGAGAGCAAACGACATCCCGCGATACAGCGATCGAAACGATTTTTGGCGGATCATTGGAAACTCCTGCGGCGACACCACCAAAAGAACCATCAAAAGAAACCGTAATTGGCGAACCGTTTAGAAAATATCCTCAAGATTAA
- a CDS encoding RuBisCO accumulation factor 1 translates to MTELPANPANGGGESPEVIEELLRSLRQKQGNWVGWGKACARLQKSGYNSQAIFEATGFEPVQQNQVIVGAQVYDSIEKAEAPPEVRSHYAQRGSDVLYELRLLTQAERAAAAELILLHRLDADEAKEVAKAVKEFSRFRTLPAGFSNHPGDAVAYQCWKLARQKNDLQERSRLIAKGLRFAHTATAREQIEQLLVDFTAVSKRPAPRLPFYRLEAEEELPRLVPVVGEMPLKVDDFKAVPFAEEMEPFRMVKFAGEQAWVPIPGWQVVLGTTDPVAILCTSDRLPNQTDSSKEQVLVLVDRSQREWDANSYFVVEQSGQLEFQWFDSATDTSLLGRVVLILRPKRIVDEELTKDSWQIDE, encoded by the coding sequence ATGACTGAATTACCGGCGAATCCTGCTAATGGTGGTGGGGAATCTCCAGAAGTGATTGAGGAATTGTTGCGATCGCTACGGCAAAAGCAAGGCAATTGGGTAGGATGGGGCAAAGCTTGTGCCAGGTTACAAAAGTCTGGTTATAATTCCCAAGCAATTTTTGAAGCAACGGGATTCGAGCCAGTGCAGCAAAATCAAGTAATTGTGGGCGCGCAAGTGTATGATTCTATTGAGAAAGCTGAAGCACCGCCCGAAGTGCGATCGCATTATGCCCAGCGGGGTAGTGATGTATTATATGAACTGCGCTTGTTAACTCAAGCTGAACGTGCTGCTGCTGCTGAGTTGATTTTATTGCACCGCCTTGATGCGGACGAAGCGAAAGAAGTTGCTAAAGCCGTTAAAGAATTTTCGCGATTTCGGACATTACCCGCAGGCTTTTCCAATCATCCAGGGGATGCGGTTGCGTATCAGTGTTGGAAACTCGCGCGGCAAAAAAATGATTTACAAGAGCGATCGCGTCTTATTGCTAAAGGCTTAAGATTTGCGCATACTGCAACTGCTAGAGAACAAATTGAGCAACTACTAGTCGATTTTACGGCTGTCTCGAAGCGCCCTGCGCCACGTTTACCGTTTTACCGTCTCGAAGCTGAGGAAGAATTACCGCGTCTTGTACCTGTTGTTGGTGAAATGCCTCTTAAGGTAGATGACTTTAAAGCAGTTCCTTTTGCTGAAGAAATGGAACCGTTTCGTATGGTCAAGTTTGCTGGAGAACAGGCGTGGGTACCAATACCAGGATGGCAGGTTGTTTTAGGAACTACAGATCCTGTTGCAATTTTGTGTACGAGCGATCGCTTGCCAAATCAAACTGACAGTAGCAAAGAACAAGTTTTAGTCCTTGTGGATCGTTCGCAACGCGAATGGGATGCAAATAGCTACTTTGTTGTTGAACAATCAGGACAACTTGAATTTCAGTGGTTCGATAGTGCTACTGATACATCGCTACTTGGTCGAGTTGTTCTCATCCTTCGTCCCAAGCGAATTGTGGATGAAGAACTGACCAAAGATTCGTGGCAAATTGATGAGTAG